TTATACCTTGCACCAAAGGAAAAAGAGGCTGAATCACAAATGTTTATGGCCGAAAAATATTTTGAGAAAGATTCCATCAACCTGGCTCTAAACGGCGACGGTAACTACCTGGGTTTTCTGAACATTATTGATGACTATGGAATGACGCGTTCGGGTAACCTGGCAAAATACTATGCGGGTGTTTGCTACCTCCGCCTGGGCGAATTTGAGAATGCTATTGACTATCTGGAAAAATTCAAAGGTAAGGATGCAGTCGTTTCGTGCATGGCACTGGGAGCCACAGGAGATGCTTACATGGAGATTGGGCAAACCGACAAGGCCCTGGATTGTTACCTCAGGGCTGCTGATCATAATAAAAATGAATTTTCGACACCCATGTTCCTGATGAAAGCCGGACTAACCTATGAGCACCTGGGCAATTACGCCGAAGCACTTAAGCTCTATGAGCGGATAAAAAATGACTTCAGGAAAAGCTTTGAATTCCGTAGCATCGATAAGTATATTGCCAGAACAAAAGGCTTTCTGGGCAAAGAATAAGGTTTTTTCTTTTAAAAACTGAAAATACCTGGTCATGCGGCCGGGTATTTTTTTTATCTTCGACAATTAAAATCGGCTATGTCGCTTAGGATTATATATATGGGTTCGCCGGAATTCGCCGTGGAACCGGCCAATCTGCTGCTGAATAACGGATATCAGGTCGTGGCGGTAGTGACTGTCCCCGATAAACCTGCCGGCCGCGGTCAAAAAATCTCCATATCACCGGTGAAGGAGTTTGCCCTGCAGCATCATATACCTGTTCTTCAGCCTGAGAACCTCAGCGATCCCCATTTCCTTGAAACCCTGCGGTCATATCATGCCGACCTGAACATCGTCGTGGCTTTCCGCATACTTCCCGAAACTGTATGGGCTATGCCACCACTGGGAACTTTTAACCTTCATGCATCCCTTTTACCGCAATACCGGGGTGCGGCACCCATAAACTGGGCTATCATCAACGGGGAAACCGAAACAGGTGTCACAACCTTCTTCCTCGACCATAAAATCGATACCGGCAGAATCATCTTCTCCGAAAAAATTCCTATTGGCCCTGATGAAACGTTTGGCGAACTCCACGACAAGCTTAAGGTTGCCGGTGCAGAGCTGGTGATTAAAACCGTCAGAGCTGTTGAAATGAATGTGTATACCTCAACAGACCAATCCTCTATGACAGACATTGGAGCCATGTTAAAAAAAGCGCCAAAAATCCATAAAGAAGACTGCCGCATTAACTGGGATATGTCTGCCATACACATCTGCAACCTGATCAGGGGCCTCAGCCCCCAACCCGGCGCATTCACTGAACTGGTGTCACCCCATGGTGAACATTTTTTTATCAAGATATTCAGAACATTCGCCATCACCACCGCCCATGATCATCCTCACCGGCAGATCATCACCGACAAAAACAACCAGTTTGCTGTGGGAGCGAAAGATGGTATCATTTACATCAGTGAGTTGCAGGTGGCATCCAGAAAAAAAATGACCACCGGGGAATTCTTAAAAGGATTCCATCTGACTGATGAATGGAGGATTAGCTGATGTTATCCTTCCTATGATAATCAGGCATTTCAGACCGGAGTTATTAACAAAACCCTTGTTTTATTAACATTTTCGGGGGTTGCAGCTCTGAAGGTATTGATTTCTCAGATAAATCAATTATCTTTGTTACGTTCTTCTTCAAAGAAATTGTACTAATTTAAAACTATTGAAAAATGAACAAAGCTGAATTAATCGAAGCCATTGCTTCAGGATCAGGCTTAACCAAAGCTGATGCAAAAAGGGCATTGGATGCTTTCATAGGCGCCACTTCTACTGCTCTGAAAAAGGGCGATAGGGTTGCCTTAGTAGGATTTGGTTCTTTTGCTGTAGCAAAACGCGCTGCAAGAAAAGGAAGAAATCCACAGACCGGTAAAGAAATCAAGATTGCTGCCAAGAAAGTTGTAAAATTCAAAGCTGGTAGCGAACTATCGGGCCATGTAAAGTAATCCGCTCCTGGAAGGCTTGAACCCGTCAGTATCTTTAAAACAGATCGCTGACGGGTTTCTTTTTTAATATAAACCGGTACGGACGAAGCGCATCCGCACCGGAATATTGTACCCCCACTCTCGTTGTAACCTGGATATCACTGTTTGTAACCTTAATTTTTCTGTCCTCCAGCCAAATTTTATGAATGCCTTCTGACAGGTTATTGTCGGTGAGGGAGATGCCCGACTGGCTATAGTGAATGCCCAACGCCTTTGTCACCTTACCCGGGCCATTGGCAAGTTCCCCGGCTTTGCAGTCCCTCCCGGCATGCAACAGCATGTGGCTAATGCCATGTGTCGGGAATATACCCCTTATCAGTACTGCATCAGGTATGTCCTTTCTGTTGGTCACAATATTGAACATGGAATGCACACCGTAACATAAATACACATAAGCTACGCCACCTTCGGCAAACATCACCTCCGTCCGTGGCGTCCGCCGGCCATTAAAAGCGTGCGACGCTCTGTCATGAATGCCTTTGTAAGCCTCTGCCTCGGTGATGATCCCTCCGCAGTACAGTCCATCACGAAAAGTAAAAATATATTTCCCAAGCACCTGCCGCGCAATCTTAACCACATCATCACGTAAGTAAAATTCCTTTTCTATAACCATGGTATCAGCTTATTTATGCCACATGTACCTGTTCTCCGGGTCTTTTATGACCTGTTCATTATCCAGGAGCCAGCGCACCACGTCAAGCACAGTATTTTCCTTCAGTCCTCCTGAAGCATCGACCAGCTCCTCAAGGGTGCAAAACCTCCGCAGGAGATGAGGCTTGATCCTGGTCACCACCTGTTCAAAATCCTCTTCTGAAACCCCGGTTTTATGATGTCCGATACATACATCGCAACTGCCACAGGGCCTGCCCTGTGTTTCACCAAAATAAGCTATCAGCTGCTGGCTGCGGCAGAGTGATATATTCTTCAAATAACCCATAACCGCATCAAGCCTTCGCTGTGCAGATTTCTTCCTGTCATTGTAGTTTTTATCACTGATGATAACATGCAGGCTGTCCAGCCGGTGATCAGTAAAAATGATCTGAGGCTTCGTCGTTTGATGAACGTAAGATATGAGTCCGGCGTGGTACATCTCATCCAGGTAATGGACCGTATTCTCTTTTGACTGGCCGGAACGCCGGGCAAGCTCGCTTTCGCTGATCTTCACAAAATCGCTGAAAAGCCCACCGTACGAACGCAACAGAGTCTTTATAAAGTTGTCGAGAAGCGCATGCTCCACCTGATACTGGTAAAGAGCCTCCCTCCCGGCTCTGATATATACTTTCGAAGGCTCATTTAGCGTCTCATTCAGAAGGATATATCCCTCCTTCTCAAGAAATTTTAATGAATTATATACCGTGACCGCATCAAACTTATAATTCCGGCAAAACTCACTGAGTTCAAATTCAAAAACCTGGTCTTTACCACTGCCTGCCGGCAACTGAAAATAATTGCCCAGTGCGTGATACACAGCTTTGATGGTCTTGGGCAGCGGATAGGTTAAAGAAAGGTTATGCCGTGCATCAGAGAGGTCGGACTCATTAAAAAGAAGTACAGCATATGACTTTTTACCATCTCTGCCTGCCCTGCCGGCTTCCTGGAAATAGGCTTCGATACTGTCAGTAATGTCCATGTGCACAACAAAACGCACGTCAGGTTTGTCAATGCCCATGCCGAAGGCATTCGTGGCGACGATGACACGGTTTTTACCTGCGATCCAGGCATCCTGCTTTTTGTCACGGACAGAAGTATCCAGTCCGGCATGGTAGAAATCGGCCGTCACCTGGTTCTTATTCAAAAGATCGGATATCTCCTTTGTCTTACGGCGATTCCTGACATATACGATGCCTGATCCCCTCACTTTTTTGGTGATCTTCAGCAGACGGCCATATTTATCTTCCTCTTTGAAAACAAAGTACACCAGGTTACTCCTTTCAAAACTGCCTTGAAAAACATTTTCAGTCCGGAATTTCAACTTG
This genomic window from Bacteroidota bacterium contains:
- a CDS encoding tetratricopeptide repeat protein; the encoded protein is MVKKKEKAEEPIHKVEEALSRTELIIEQNQKIIYIVVGAIVVLAIIFFGYKKLYLAPKEKEAESQMFMAEKYFEKDSINLALNGDGNYLGFLNIIDDYGMTRSGNLAKYYAGVCYLRLGEFENAIDYLEKFKGKDAVVSCMALGATGDAYMEIGQTDKALDCYLRAADHNKNEFSTPMFLMKAGLTYEHLGNYAEALKLYERIKNDFRKSFEFRSIDKYIARTKGFLGKE
- the fmt gene encoding methionyl-tRNA formyltransferase, translated to MSLRIIYMGSPEFAVEPANLLLNNGYQVVAVVTVPDKPAGRGQKISISPVKEFALQHHIPVLQPENLSDPHFLETLRSYHADLNIVVAFRILPETVWAMPPLGTFNLHASLLPQYRGAAPINWAIINGETETGVTTFFLDHKIDTGRIIFSEKIPIGPDETFGELHDKLKVAGAELVIKTVRAVEMNVYTSTDQSSMTDIGAMLKKAPKIHKEDCRINWDMSAIHICNLIRGLSPQPGAFTELVSPHGEHFFIKIFRTFAITTAHDHPHRQIITDKNNQFAVGAKDGIIYISELQVASRKKMTTGEFLKGFHLTDEWRIS
- a CDS encoding HU family DNA-binding protein, whose translation is MNKAELIEAIASGSGLTKADAKRALDAFIGATSTALKKGDRVALVGFGSFAVAKRAARKGRNPQTGKEIKIAAKKVVKFKAGSELSGHVK
- a CDS encoding DNA-3-methyladenine glycosylase, with product MVIEKEFYLRDDVVKIARQVLGKYIFTFRDGLYCGGIITEAEAYKGIHDRASHAFNGRRTPRTEVMFAEGGVAYVYLCYGVHSMFNIVTNRKDIPDAVLIRGIFPTHGISHMLLHAGRDCKAGELANGPGKVTKALGIHYSQSGISLTDNNLSEGIHKIWLEDRKIKVTNSDIQVTTRVGVQYSGADALRPYRFILKKKPVSDLF
- a CDS encoding RecQ family ATP-dependent DNA helicase, whose translation is MFIIYSATQKEFIEFPVIIVIVKEKKSFTVLSIHDILRNYWGYASFRPLQEEIINSVLEGKDTLALLPTGGGKSVCFQVPALAIEGMCLVITPLIALMRDQVENLRRKGIKAAAIHSGMHSSEIDVVLNNCIYGNMKFLYLSPERIQSEAFQVNLHRMKVTLLAIDEAHCISQWGYDFRPPYLKIAVLREFFPASPVLALTATATVPVVKDIQDKLKFRTENVFQGSFERSNLVYFVFKEEDKYGRLLKITKKVRGSGIVYVRNRRKTKEISDLLNKNQVTADFYHAGLDTSVRDKKQDAWIAGKNRVIVATNAFGMGIDKPDVRFVVHMDITDSIEAYFQEAGRAGRDGKKSYAVLLFNESDLSDARHNLSLTYPLPKTIKAVYHALGNYFQLPAGSGKDQVFEFELSEFCRNYKFDAVTVYNSLKFLEKEGYILLNETLNEPSKVYIRAGREALYQYQVEHALLDNFIKTLLRSYGGLFSDFVKISESELARRSGQSKENTVHYLDEMYHAGLISYVHQTTKPQIIFTDHRLDSLHVIISDKNYNDRKKSAQRRLDAVMGYLKNISLCRSQQLIAYFGETQGRPCGSCDVCIGHHKTGVSEEDFEQVVTRIKPHLLRRFCTLEELVDASGGLKENTVLDVVRWLLDNEQVIKDPENRYMWHK